The Drosophila nasuta strain 15112-1781.00 chromosome 2R, ASM2355853v1, whole genome shotgun sequence genome segment tcaatttttcatcCATCCCCAAAAGGCAACAATCCGATAATTTTGCTTACCACGCCCCCAAAAACAAGGGGCGCCAGGTGAGGCGAGAAGCCCGCATCTTTGACACACggtttaattcaattaaacagAGGCAGGAATAGCAATTGGGAAATGCTCAGTTTTGCTGGTTGGGCTTTAGTTTTTGTCTTAGCTTTtgctcagcttcagcttcgtaTTATTATGAGCTGTTGTTGAGCTGTAATTTGGTTTTTTCAGTTTACAGGATATGAGTTGATGATTATGCCAGCATTTCACAACTTCACAATTGTGAAAGGATCAAGAGAAGTTCCCCTTAGGAAACGAATATGTACTTGCAGCTGTTTTTTCAAATGATACTCGTGAATGCATTCGTACTCGTATTCACATGTTCATCATGAATGCGTGCAGACAACAACGTCAGGGCGCCTTGGCCTCGTCTAGACTAATTTTCTGCTCATAAAAggcaattttaattgcacaaACCATGTTTTATAGTTCAAGTTAAATATGTTCGGTTttgttactttttattttttagttggTCAATTTTTTTGGTTCGGCTTCTGGCCGACATAATTAAAGAACAATTTTGGCGCATAATCCCAACTTTGAATGGTCGACGCgaaaagtattaaaaagtAATGCCAACATATTAGCTGGAAATCTCGTAAATTAGCCAACGAAATGACCTGTCAAGTTGGGATCTTTCAGTCCTGATCTCTGGACCGCCCCAGAGAGCGCATTTCCTCAAATgcggaataataataaaaatgcaaactacagcagcaacaaaatatggctgccatttgaaatgaaatcgaaaacACAACACGAGAACACGAAAacatgaaaacaaaaacaaaaaatacattttacaaCTTATTTTTACGAGCGCGCCAAAGTTTTGTGGAGGTTTTTCTGGCGAAATACTTATGCTATAGACCTGAGCCCTGAGAAGTGGGAAGAGCGAAGAAGCTGAGATCTGGGATCTGAGTATGAGCTAAGAAGATTGTACAAAGACAGTCAAACAGCACAGAGAGCTGCCTGTCTTAAGAGGGCGAAATTAGCGCAAGcgcattaaattaattaactgaAACCGAAGTCTATCGATTCATTCCCAGTTCGTCGACAGTTTAAGCAACCTGCCAACTGTGAATTGCCGAGCCACTTGACGTTTTTCGTTTTACGATGCCGAAGACAACAGCGATGACTACCAcatgataacaaaaaaaaacttaccaAATCCAATGTCGAACCTAGAGCCCAGTCAACTTTTACGACTGTTAAACTACCCAAGCCCAAGCAAAAGATGAAGCCCAAGCtaaacttcaacttcaagCTATAGTCGAAGAaaagaagcagaaaaaaagGCATTTTCATAATAACAATCGGTTGTcggcagttgcagctgcagttacGTGACCAGGAATAGAACCCAGACTCTAAAGAGAGGGACACCTGAATGTCAAATTGAAATAAGCCTCAAAACGATGTCGTAAAGCCAATGTAGACATAGCAATTCCACTGAATTACATGCATTacaattgcataaaattattatatatgattattataaGGTTTGTTTAAAGTTTAGTTGATATAGTATGTAAGAAGAGTTTTTAGCATGGCGAAATTTGCATGATAAAAGTTCTTCGTTTTCTTGCTTAGTTATTATCCACCATAATTTTCTACTATTTCATTtcttaatgaataaattaaaattttaatgatgaATAACAAATTTCTAAGTATTGAAGACTTGCTAAATTTGTACATTTGATACTTCATAACATATTAGATTTGTCTAAAGTTCGAATACGTCGTATAACTTCTCCTTTCCGTTTTTGTGATCAACCAAAGCCTtatcataatatattttatgaatatattaaaatgtattactaaatattccaaatttcaatattttagtttGTAATCTACAcaacataatttatttcacaTCATATCACAAAATATCAGACTCTATCTCgagaaaataaaagattaaAGGATCGGAACTGGGAATCACAATATAATGACCACCAAGTCATATTCCTAATTGATACTCACAGAAGAACACGCACTCGgcatgtaaaatgtaaatgaaaaagCTCACAATTTCAACATGTTGCAAGAGTTGCAACAACTTGGCCAAAACGATCGACAATTGCAATGCCGATGTCTGCGCCAATTCAAAGTAGACGGTAATGGCTGTCTTGACTGTCTTGACTGACATGTCTGACATGACTGACCAAACCATTCATCATCACGCCGCTTCAGACAGGACAGAAAAGAGGGGAGGGGGCATTATCACAGTACATTTTCATTATATCTACATAAAAGGGTATGGGTGCTATGTTATTAGCGGACGTGCAGACAACTCAGACAATGGTGCCGATATTTCCGATCATTTACTGAAGGTGTAAAGACAATGCAACAGATAACCGACCACAGATACAATGGAATAGATTTCAATATCATCATATAGAAAAACACCCCtgaaaataactttaaatgtTCAGAcaataagtatatttaaaagttaaaattataaatgttgtCTTGGTTAACTCGATTATTCTCGATTTTCACAATGATTTTTTTCCCCTACTAAATATGCAAGttttagatttaaatttagattttatactacaatttgtaaattttttcaCTATATATATGACAACTTAATGGCGCCAATATTACCGATCATTTAGTGAAGGCGTAAAGACAATGACAAAATGGACTGGATTCAAATATCATCACAAAGAAAAATTCCAAATAGCccttaaaaataacttttaaaatatgttcagaaaatatatttaaaattgaaaaaaaattgctgTCTTTGTTAAATTgagtattttctattttcaaaataattttgcCCCTACTATGTTAAACATGcatcataaattatataattttagattttatactacaatttgtatatatattcattttatatatataacaatgttttaattaaaatgcatataataacaatttgaGAGAGATTATCGCAGCAATAAAGAGAGTACTTAATGTTAAGATAATTACCTAATCAATTAAGTTTTCCCATCCATTAAGTCCTTGACTAGACTAGTTCACTATTTCACAAAAAACAAGTACTTTGCCACGTGATCGCACCCATCGTACGTGTTGGCACTTTATCAATCAATCAAGCATTTACCCCAACCCCGTATTCAAGCACGTCTCCTGCTCCGCTCCGGCACTGGAACGGTAGCTGACAGGATGTCTTATGCCCACTGTAAGGTTTCGAACATGTTGTATATAATCTTGTAATGCCTTTGGTTATCCAACCCGCTCGACACACAAGCGAGAAGTCGAGAAGGCTTAAGCCAGACTTTGGTTTCTTTCTTCTTATATTCGCGTTGCCTTTTTTCCTTGGCCGGCAAGTTAAATAGTTGCAAAACGCGTTGCTTCGCACTATGTAGCTACAGCTGCCCACTCATTTGGCTGCGTGAAACCAGAAAGATCTGCAGACTTCGATCCAAGGTTGCCAGGGAATCAGGGAAGTCAAGAGGGGGAAGAACATACGAAGAAAGATACTTTTTGGCGCCGAGTCTCaattttgtttcttcttttgcaaatttgattttattgtacGGCTAATTTTAGACAGAggcatttttatacccgctacccatagggtagaagggtattataactttgtgccggcaggaaatgtatgtaacacgtagaacgaggcatctccgaccctacaaagtatatatattcttgatcagcgtcaacatccGAGACGacctagccatgtccgtctgtatgtctgtccgtccgtccgtccgtccgtatgaacacctagatctcagagactataagagatagagctataatttgttttcgacagcattttttatatttgcacgcagatcgaGTTTGTTTCaataatcgaataacaagcgtaattttcaagctaCAGCTGCGAATGGTGAATactataataactatagtatttatgatttgatctgcgatcagataaaaattgtggaaggtattaaagaaatactttaatgtattttaattgtatgcACAAAAagtctacttactaggggtcttagttgctttggttgacaatctggtatattgtgccgtcaatggtatatttcgaatgtggtaccatatcgatataccaaacataccatttggtatatttttagcattttttgaattttctttatattttgaaaataataccgtaatattttgcttttattcaaaatgggtagcgggtatctcacagtcgagtacactcgactgtagctttcttacttgtttagaCTAGATAGGGGAGAACGTTGGGTGATCTAAAGAATTTACACAGCATTCTTATACCCTGGACTTAACATGACTTTGGTTTGCAGGTTGTCACACTTTGTGATACTTATTTATTCATGATCCGATGGATGTACTAATCAATTATGTTCTTCAGGATTCATCATTTCAGAATAATTGAACTAGCCGGATTAAAATATCTACGatatagaaatttataaaatccATTTTACAAATGGAATTTATTTCACATAGTTCAACTATTTGATATGGAATATAGCAATAAGTAAAGCAACTAAATACTTCgctgtatttaaatattctccAATCTAGTTCAGCGTATGATATGTATTATTATAGATGATACTTTGTACTTAAGTAAAGGGTAAATTGCAGTTGGGTCTGTAATTAATTGTTGCCCGCACGagttgtaattaattatataatacatGAGCAGATAAATATGTTACACGTGTGTAACTAGATAGAACTAATGTAAAGGAAAGGCACTTGATAAATGGCAAAATGTCTCAATGCAACGTTGAGGAGATAAGTGATTGACTCAGCACagataatttgtatatttatataattatgtgacacaaaatgtataaaatatatgcagaATTTATTCTTAAATGTGTCTAATTAGATGTTCATTAAAGTCTGCCGACTTCACTAAGTATTGTTCTGTAGTTTCAATTGTAGCATTGTCCATTAAAGATCTATAAATATCACAATTAGACACATGTCTAATGTCAAGACTTACATGACTTTCTAGGCatgaatataatttgcattgtCAAATGAAGCAgatgtaatttaaatacattctAAATATGCACAGTAAGAGAATAGATTTCAAAGATTCATGTTTTGGCTGTTCGAAATTGCAGACACAATTAAAAAGACAAGCAATTAACATAATCTTACAAACAACTGTCTGTAATACGAGTGAAAACTTAATTAGGTAAAAAAtgctatgcaaatttattaaactgaACATATGTAAATTACACGTGATAAGTTAACGTTTGACTAAACAAGTGGAAATGATCTTAAACTGTCGATTTGTAATTTGAGAGAATGAATTTTACAACGAAACTTATTTATTACCATAAATAATTacacttttttatattaaagagTGTATGAACAAAGTATAAATTTCGAAGACTTCTTGAAGTGCACGAAAAGagattatattattttttactttatcaTTAATCAGTCTTTAAAGAAATGCCACTGTCACTTAATTGTATAAATCccaaaataatgttaaataacgtttaattttatgaattgCAGTTTCTATATACAAGTATGTAGATAGGCTTCAATCCTCTGGATAAATTTGCCTTAACTAGGCGATGAAAGCACTaagaacacacaaaataattaatgtaCTTGAGTTAACCTAAATCTTCCCAATATCATCTgagttttaataatttgaaataaagtttaaatttagGACTTGCTTTATGTTTAGATAGGCTTCAATCCTCTGGATAAATTTGCCTTAACTAGGCGATGAAAGCACTaagaacacacaaaataattaatgtaCTTGAGTTAACCTAAATCTTCCTAATATCATCTGagttataataatttgaaataaagtttaaatttagGACTTGCTTTATGTTTAGATAGGCTTCAATCCTCTGGATAAATTTGCCTTAACTAGGCGATGAAAGCACTAAGAACACACAAAATAGTTAATTTACTTGAGTTAGCGTTAATCTTCTCAAGATCATCTGAGTTAGGTTTAGATAATCGCTGTGTAGATAATCACTTACCCAGAGGCGCATTCTTGCGAGTGCTGGACACTGAGATGGGCAACACAGCGTTGCCCGATGTGgatgatggcgatggcgaggATGAATCACAGGAGCCCTCCAGCGACTGAGCGGGCGTTGGCACCGTGGACATGTGATGCTCTGCGCTGGTGATGACACTGATGCCACCTcctccgccaccgcctccgcctccaCTGCTGGCTGGAGCTGAGCTGCTGGTGGCGCTGCCAGCGCTGCTGGTGGCAGCTGCCACATTGCTGGAAGTGGCGCCAGccgagctgctgttgctgctgctgctggtggctGGTCCCACTGTGCCACCACCACCATGGTCACTGTGCGACGGAGATCTCAAAGTGGAAGCCtgatgcggctgctgttgctgttgctgctgctgttgttgttggtggctgctgttgctgtgatgatgatgttgctgctgttgatgctgctgcaccACCgaagcggctgctgctgccgccatGTGGGCGTGATGCACATGGGCGTGAGCGTGCGCGTGGGCGTGACCATGTAAGCTGGCACTCGCCCCGTTGTGGCCTCCGCCACCCAGATGGCTCTGTGCCTGTGGCTGTGGAGCTGCcccagcagcaactgctgctgcggcggcagcggcagccgATGCCTGCTGATGCTGGTGCAGCACATGGGCGTGGTGGGCGTGGCCGTGGTGACCATGTGCAGCGTGCGGATGCACGTGGTGATGATGGCTGTGGTGACTAAGCAGCGCATTCGTGGCACTCGTCGGCGGCGGCACCTCATGCATGTGCAACGATCGCTGTTCATCCTGCGCTTGGGCGCGACGGAGCGCAGTTTGGAGGGCCATGACACGCTGTCGATCGGCGGTGAGGCGGCACTTTTCGCAGGTGCAATAACGGTACTTGCAGTACCGCTTGTGGCCCTTCAATGTGATCTTCAGCCCGTGATTGCGACAACGGGCGCAATTCGGAGGCGTGCGAGGCGAAAtcgagctgctgctggagcTTGAGGCGCCTCCGCAGACGTCGTTCTTCGAGTCAATCATGTCCGAATCAGACATTGTGTCGCTGTTCCAGTTCTCCTCGGAAACCATCTTAGCAACGTGCAAAGTGGCAATCAAatgtttagtttaatttataaaattcaagCGCAGTTTGCGTTGGCGTAATCAATTCAATTGGATTTAATCGAATTCAGCAGCAAGTTGCACGCATTTTTAATCGATTCGCATcgatttattaattattagaTTGAATTACttttgcaaaatgtttaatattttcaattgattttaatctgatatttataattatttgatttaattactttgattatatttttatttgcgaataatttaattagttggataatttatataattatgtgTTGAATATTTAGTGTATGCCTGCAAAGAAGAAAGCACACATTCAATTAACTCGATTGCTGaaaatatcatatatatttgtaaataataaaattattcatatGCGATAAACAATTCGAATGTGGCATGCATCATGCCTATGCCAATGTGAGTATGCCACGCTCTCTCGCTTTGCTAGGCGCCAACAGACCTCAGAACTCTTTCTcttagcaacagcaacagcaaccgaattcaattcaaatgcaattctACATTCTTCGCAATTCGTAAAACTTTCAGAACATttgcttatttaaattattgtatgtagACTCTGTTCGCAACGATTCGTTCgaattggcaaacaaattgcacttgttcttaattttattatacccaagcatttttcaatatttttccaaaacaacattttcacGACAGTTATATAACACAACATTTCACGtatataacaatatattt includes the following:
- the LOC132787593 gene encoding protein doublesex isoform X1 — encoded protein: MVSEENWNSDTMSDSDMIDSKNDVCGGASSSSSSSISPRTPPNCARCRNHGLKITLKGHKRYCKYRYCTCEKCRLTADRQRVMALQTALRRAQAQDEQRSLHMHEVPPPTSATNALLSHHSHHHHVHPHAAHGHHGHAHHAHVLHQHQQASAAAAAAAAVAAGAAPQPQAQSHLGGGGHNGASASLHGHAHAHAHAHVHHAHMAAAAAASVVQQHQQQQHHHHSNSSHQQQQQQQQQQQPHQASTLRSPSHSDHGGGGTVGPATSSSSNSSSAGATSSNVAAATSSAGSATSSSAPASSGGGGGGGGGGISVITSAEHHMSTVPTPAQSLEGSCDSSSPSPSSTSGNAVLPISVSSTRKNAPLGQDVFLDYCQKLLEKFRYPWELMPLMYVILKDAGTDIDEASRRIEEARVEINRIIAQINLNYYKAMAIDLHLTGVPMGAHAMYLTSIECGTHFTHLPLTHIRPPTPEPLALSRSPPSPTATALTTTNSHQKHSRPTSSNGTAHSAASPTLATTTTVATMSTPGLYHHQHQQHQQQQQQQQQQQQHQHQQLRSRSTTPTTPPPAHSSSNGAYHHHHHHHGQHLVSSTSAAAVAAAAAAT
- the LOC132787593 gene encoding protein doublesex isoform X3 — its product is MVSEENWNSDTMSDSDMIDSKNDVCGGASSSSSSSISPRTPPNCARCRNHGLKITLKGHKRYCKYRYCTCEKCRLTADRQRVMALQTALRRAQAQDEQRSLHMHEVPPPTSATNALLSHHSHHHHVHPHAAHGHHGHAHHAHVLHQHQQASAAAAAAAAVAAGAAPQPQAQSHLGGGGHNGASASLHGHAHAHAHAHVHHAHMAAAAAASVVQQHQQQQHHHHSNSSHQQQQQQQQQQQPHQASTLRSPSHSDHGGGGTVGPATSSSSNSSSAGATSSNVAAATSSAGSATSSSAPASSGGGGGGGGGGISVITSAEHHMSTVPTPAQSLEGSCDSSSPSPSSTSGNAVLPISVSSTRKNAPLVLSSPS
- the LOC132787593 gene encoding protein doublesex isoform X2; translated protein: MVSEENWNSDTMSDSDMIDSKNDVCGGASSSSSSSISPRTPPNCARCRNHGLKITLKGHKRYCKYRYCTCEKCRLTADRQRVMALQTALRRAQAQDEQRSLHMHEVPPPTSATNALLSHHSHHHHVHPHAAHGHHGHAHHAHVLHQHQQASAAAAAAAAVAAGAAPQPQAQSHLGGGGHNGASASLHGHAHAHAHAHVHHAHMAAAAAASVVQQHQQQQHHHHSNSSHQQQQQQQQQQQPHQASTLRSPSHSDHGGGGTVGPATSSSSNSSSAGATSSNVAAATSSAGSATSSSAPASSGGGGGGGGGGISVITSAEHHMSTVPTPAQSLEGSCDSSSPSPSSTSGNAVLPISVSSTRKNAPLGQDVFLDYCQKLLEKFRYPWELMPLMYVILKDAGTDIDEASRRIEEGQYVVNEYSRQNNLNIYDGGELRNTTRQCG